Proteins from a genomic interval of Clostridium scatologenes:
- a CDS encoding MgtC/SapB family protein encodes MRVYEVAVRLLLAIIIGGLIGYEREYQNRPAGFRTHILVCIGACVISMIQLYDVQKTVEMIGQNPQLSSALKADIGRIGAQVVSGVGFLGAGTILHEKGSVKGLTTAASLWVVACIGLAVGLGYYVLSILSTVAVVIALVSLKKFEAKFIDKSNLVKLEIEYMDKQGMVQMVNGYFEGKNIKIKNIEFLIEEVDGCEDGCMKSLYTILIPRHIRKSEIIKHLASIEEVIRVTVK; translated from the coding sequence ATGAGAGTTTATGAAGTTGCAGTTAGACTGCTATTGGCTATAATTATTGGAGGATTAATAGGATATGAAAGGGAATATCAAAATAGACCAGCAGGATTTAGGACACATATACTTGTATGTATAGGTGCTTGTGTGATATCTATGATACAACTATATGATGTTCAAAAGACTGTTGAAATGATAGGGCAAAATCCACAATTAAGCAGTGCTTTAAAGGCAGATATAGGTAGAATAGGAGCACAAGTGGTAAGTGGTGTAGGTTTCTTAGGTGCTGGTACAATATTACATGAGAAAGGTTCTGTTAAGGGGCTTACTACAGCTGCTAGCCTATGGGTAGTTGCATGTATCGGGCTTGCAGTTGGATTAGGTTATTATGTGTTAAGTATTTTATCAACTGTTGCTGTAGTCATTGCACTTGTTAGCTTAAAAAAATTTGAAGCAAAATTTATTGATAAAAGTAATTTGGTAAAATTGGAAATAGAATATATGGATAAACAAGGAATGGTACAAATGGTTAATGGATATTTTGAGGGGAAAAATATAAAAATAAAAAACATTGAGTTTTTAATTGAAGAAGTAGATGGATGCGAAGATGGATGTATGAAGAGTTTATATACCATATTAATACCAAGACATATAAGGAAATCGGAAATTATTAAACATCTTGCATCTATAGAAGAAGTTATAAGAGTAACGGTAAAGTAG
- a CDS encoding alpha/beta hydrolase produces the protein MDRNDAIGREVSNEALLMLEVEKVFEKTYLDISYANESKHQKMDIIIPNEGEGPFPVVVNIHGGAWFFGDKRNVHTRSSIQLAFKGYAVATINYRLSGDAKWPAQIYDCKAAVRFLRANSAKYNIKTDKIGVIGNSSGGHLAGVMATTNGRSEYEDLSMGNSEYSSDVQAVAAWYGIFDFINIENHKKQLVKVGETYKGEDDGVLDRLMGCSMKGNEDKYADASPIYQMNANMPPMLIQQGTSDKVVPYLQAIDFFNKYIKFCGDENVHIDILEGAIHGDDAFRTNENMYKVLKFMDKYIMGVQGRSYGEIPEIPLAK, from the coding sequence ATGGATAGAAATGACGCAATTGGTAGGGAAGTATCAAATGAAGCACTTTTAATGCTTGAAGTAGAAAAGGTTTTCGAAAAAACTTATTTGGATATTTCATATGCTAATGAAAGTAAACATCAAAAGATGGATATAATTATTCCAAACGAGGGTGAAGGCCCATTTCCAGTAGTTGTTAATATTCATGGAGGCGCATGGTTCTTTGGAGATAAGAGAAATGTGCATACAAGATCAAGTATCCAGTTGGCTTTTAAAGGGTACGCTGTTGCAACTATCAATTACAGATTAAGCGGTGATGCAAAATGGCCAGCACAAATATATGATTGCAAGGCAGCTGTAAGGTTTTTAAGAGCAAACTCAGCTAAATATAATATAAAAACAGATAAAATTGGAGTTATAGGAAATTCGTCAGGAGGACACCTTGCTGGAGTTATGGCAACTACAAATGGACGTTCTGAATATGAAGATTTGTCAATGGGGAATTCAGAATATTCTAGTGATGTACAAGCTGTAGCTGCATGGTATGGAATTTTTGACTTTATTAATATAGAAAATCATAAAAAACAACTTGTTAAAGTAGGAGAAACCTATAAAGGTGAAGATGATGGTGTTTTAGATCGTCTAATGGGATGCAGCATGAAAGGAAATGAAGACAAATATGCTGATGCATCTCCAATTTACCAAATGAATGCAAATATGCCTCCAATGCTAATTCAACAGGGGACATCTGATAAAGTAGTACCATATCTACAAGCAATTGATTTTTTCAACAAGTATATAAAGTTTTGTGGAGATGAGAATGTGCATATTGATATATTAGAAGGAGCTATTCATGGTGATGATGCTTTTAGGACTAATGAAAATATGTATAAAGTTCTTAAATTTATGGACAAGTACATCATGGGAGTTCAAGGTAGATCATATGGAGAAATTCCTGAAATTCCTTTAGCTAAATAA
- a CDS encoding alpha/beta hydrolase, whose protein sequence is MKVKLHPEYEVLGNLPTDVKEVNKIIEPFKHCDIPDDIEIYDSKVPGINGEPDVAIRVYRKKNSSKAPLLLGIHGGGFVAGNIDNDNVRDIGFVQNVPCTVISVDYRLAPKHIFPAQLNDCLAALTYAYDNPDEFGIDPEKIAIFGTSAGGAIAAGLCLYLRDHNGPKVSMQILNFPALDYLANTTSATQLFDDVPMVRGNGLSDVWRLYLGGFNGSQPSYYAVPALARDLSGLPATFVVTLEYDPLRTEGMEYARRLMEFSVPTELYSLPRVCHGFDMVPGSLTLWIREGMYNSLRREFNML, encoded by the coding sequence ATGAAAGTAAAATTACATCCTGAATATGAAGTTTTAGGGAACCTTCCAACAGATGTAAAAGAAGTAAATAAAATAATTGAACCATTTAAACATTGTGATATACCAGATGATATAGAAATATATGACTCAAAAGTACCGGGCATAAATGGTGAACCTGATGTGGCAATAAGAGTTTACAGAAAAAAGAACAGTTCTAAAGCTCCATTGCTCTTAGGCATACATGGAGGAGGATTTGTAGCTGGAAATATTGATAATGACAATGTGCGTGATATAGGTTTTGTACAAAATGTTCCATGTACTGTTATTTCTGTAGATTACAGATTGGCTCCTAAGCATATTTTTCCTGCACAACTTAACGATTGTCTTGCCGCATTAACTTATGCATATGATAATCCAGATGAGTTTGGAATAGATCCTGAAAAAATAGCCATATTTGGAACAAGCGCCGGAGGTGCAATTGCAGCGGGTCTTTGCTTATATTTACGTGATCATAATGGCCCTAAAGTTTCAATGCAAATTTTAAATTTTCCAGCTCTTGATTATTTAGCAAATACCACTTCAGCTACTCAACTTTTTGATGATGTACCTATGGTTAGAGGAAATGGTTTATCTGATGTATGGAGATTGTATCTTGGTGGTTTTAATGGAAGTCAGCCTTCATATTATGCAGTTCCTGCCTTAGCAAGAGATTTATCTGGATTGCCAGCTACATTTGTTGTTACACTGGAATATGACCCACTTCGTACAGAAGGAATGGAATATGCTAGGAGATTGATGGAGTTTTCAGTACCTACAGAACTATATAGTTTACCACGTGTTTGTCATGGTTTTGATATGGTACCTGGTTCTTTGACATTGTGGATAAGAGAAGGAATGTATAATTCCCTTAGACGTGAATTTAACATGTTATAA
- a CDS encoding MFS transporter: MKQSNMNNLQNKPTKKRWFILFLVCTITFINYLDRANLSVAAPFLSKDLNLNPAQMGLIFSALGWSYTCMQIPCGFLLDRFGTKLIYGIALCGWSIFTGAMAITYNVASIIASRIGLGFFEAPAFPANGRIVTTWFPSKERGLAIGAYTGAEYIGLALCTPIITWILINFGWRAVFIVTGALGLLFAIVWFTCYSDPAKTKGINKEELDLIKDGGGLSDTVAEKRKITLKDLKYLFSNRQLWGMYIGGFSIASILFFFMTWFPSYLVSEKHMPILKVGIYGALPYFAAIAGVLISGRWSDWMVSKNLGMSISRKLPVITGLLLSSVIIGANYSNDVNTIITFMSIAFFGQGMASAISWALLSEIMPKNLVGLCGSTYNFITNLGGTLSPAIVGFLVARTGSYSSALVFVSAMGILGAFSYIFIIGKPERVVIPD, from the coding sequence ATGAAACAAAGTAATATGAACAATTTACAAAACAAACCAACTAAGAAAAGATGGTTTATACTATTTTTAGTATGTACAATAACCTTTATAAATTATTTGGATAGAGCTAATCTTTCTGTTGCTGCACCATTTTTATCAAAAGATCTTAATTTAAATCCTGCTCAAATGGGATTGATATTTTCAGCATTAGGTTGGTCATATACTTGTATGCAAATTCCTTGTGGATTTTTGCTTGATCGTTTTGGAACTAAATTAATATATGGAATTGCACTTTGTGGATGGTCAATATTTACTGGTGCTATGGCGATTACGTATAATGTTGCAAGTATAATTGCTTCTAGAATTGGACTTGGATTTTTTGAAGCACCTGCTTTCCCTGCCAATGGACGTATTGTTACTACATGGTTTCCATCTAAGGAGCGTGGACTTGCAATAGGAGCTTATACTGGTGCTGAATATATTGGACTTGCACTTTGTACTCCTATAATCACATGGATTTTGATAAATTTTGGATGGAGAGCTGTATTTATAGTTACAGGGGCATTGGGACTTTTGTTTGCTATTGTTTGGTTTACTTGTTACAGTGATCCTGCTAAAACAAAAGGTATTAATAAAGAAGAACTTGATCTTATTAAAGATGGTGGAGGACTTTCAGATACTGTAGCAGAGAAAAGAAAAATTACTTTGAAAGATTTAAAGTATCTATTTTCAAACCGTCAATTATGGGGTATGTATATAGGTGGTTTTTCCATTGCTTCAATACTATTTTTCTTCATGACTTGGTTTCCATCATACCTTGTAAGTGAAAAACATATGCCTATACTAAAAGTTGGAATTTATGGAGCATTACCTTACTTTGCAGCAATTGCTGGAGTTCTTATATCTGGAAGATGGTCAGATTGGATGGTTTCTAAGAATTTAGGAATGAGTATATCAAGAAAACTTCCTGTTATTACTGGATTATTATTGTCTTCTGTAATTATAGGAGCTAATTATTCCAATGATGTTAATACTATAATTACATTTATGTCAATAGCATTTTTTGGGCAAGGAATGGCATCAGCTATTTCTTGGGCACTACTATCTGAAATAATGCCCAAAAATTTAGTAGGATTGTGTGGCAGTACTTATAATTTTATAACTAATTTGGGAGGAACTCTATCTCCAGCTATAGTTGGATTTCTAGTTGCTAGAACGGGATCTTATTCTTCTGCATTGGTTTTCGTATCTGCCATGGGTATTTTAGGAGCTTTTTCTTATATATTCATTATTGGTAAACCTGAACGTGTTGTAATTCCTGATTAG
- a CDS encoding DUF4397 domain-containing protein, giving the protein MLFCPYYNSYFRQGPGYSYIRVFHAAPDVSPIDVYANNDIIATNLRFKGFTDYIRLPLGRYRIRIFRRGTQINPLLDRSIVIPQGKIFTLAATGLIPNLELRAVGDTIEPLRPGRAKIRFVHFSPGAPAVDLTLYNGDIIFKNVSYGGITEYKEIAPGNYNLQLRVANTDQKVLLLPNTRFGPDKFYTIYAVGLVNREPKLQVVIPLDGNTYLKF; this is encoded by the coding sequence ATGCTATTTTGTCCTTACTATAATAGCTATTTTAGACAAGGGCCAGGATATTCATATATTAGAGTTTTTCATGCTGCACCAGATGTATCACCAATAGATGTTTATGCAAATAATGATATTATTGCAACGAATCTTAGATTTAAAGGGTTCACAGACTATATAAGATTACCATTAGGAAGATACAGAATTAGAATTTTTAGAAGAGGTACTCAAATCAATCCTTTGCTGGACAGAAGTATAGTTATTCCTCAAGGTAAAATATTTACATTAGCTGCAACAGGTCTAATACCTAATTTAGAATTAAGAGCTGTAGGGGATACTATAGAACCTTTAAGACCTGGAAGAGCTAAGATTAGGTTTGTCCATTTCTCTCCAGGAGCACCTGCTGTAGATCTTACATTATATAATGGAGATATAATTTTCAAAAATGTTTCATATGGTGGAATTACTGAATATAAGGAAATTGCTCCTGGAAATTATAATCTTCAACTAAGAGTTGCAAATACGGATCAAAAAGTGTTACTTTTACCTAATACTAGATTTGGTCCAGATAAATTTTACACTATTTATGCAGTAGGTTTAGTAAATAGGGAACCTAAACTGCAAGTTGTAATACCATTGGATGGAAACACATATTTAAAATTTTAA
- a CDS encoding shikimate dehydrogenase yields the protein MAERITGHTELIGLIAYPIRHSSSPAMHNEAFAKLGLDYAYLAFEVGNEELEDTIKGFRAMKVRGSNVSMPNKTVVHKYLDKVSEAAELCGAVNTIVNDNGVLTGHITDGIGYMEALKDAGINIIGKKMTIVGAGGAATAIEIQAALDGVKEISIFNRKDEFYARAEKTVKDINEKTNCKATLYDLTDLDKLKEEIKDSYIFTNATGMGMKPLEGQTYIPDPSFLRPDLIVVDVVYSPRETALLKMAKEVGCKTMNGLGMMLFQGAAAFKLFTGKDMPIEHMKKVLDIKY from the coding sequence ATGGCAGAAAGAATTACAGGACATACAGAACTTATAGGATTAATAGCATACCCAATTAGGCATTCAAGCTCACCAGCAATGCACAATGAAGCATTTGCAAAATTAGGATTGGACTATGCTTATCTTGCATTTGAAGTAGGTAATGAAGAGTTAGAAGATACTATAAAAGGCTTCAGAGCAATGAAAGTACGTGGATCAAACGTATCAATGCCTAATAAAACAGTAGTACACAAGTACCTTGACAAGGTATCAGAAGCAGCAGAACTTTGTGGTGCAGTTAATACAATTGTAAATGATAATGGTGTCTTAACTGGACATATTACAGATGGTATTGGATATATGGAAGCATTAAAAGATGCTGGTATTAATATCATTGGTAAAAAAATGACCATTGTAGGAGCAGGTGGAGCAGCTACAGCAATAGAAATACAAGCGGCTTTAGATGGAGTAAAGGAAATATCAATTTTCAATCGTAAGGATGAATTTTATGCTCGTGCTGAAAAGACAGTAAAGGATATCAATGAAAAAACAAATTGTAAAGCAACTTTATATGATTTAACAGATCTTGATAAATTGAAGGAAGAAATTAAGGATAGTTATATATTTACAAATGCAACTGGTATGGGAATGAAACCTTTAGAAGGACAAACTTATATTCCTGACCCAAGTTTCTTAAGACCAGATTTAATTGTAGTAGATGTTGTTTATTCACCAAGAGAAACAGCATTGTTAAAAATGGCAAAAGAGGTTGGATGTAAAACAATGAATGGTTTAGGAATGATGCTATTTCAGGGAGCAGCTGCATTTAAATTGTTTACAGGAAAAGATATGCCTATAGAACATATGAAAAAGGTGCTAGATATTAAATATTAA
- a CDS encoding MFS transporter yields METSTKKIPGARWIYILPVCFITTFFYFIDRQIISIALPGGLQNGLALNSTMAGLVAGVFSIGVLFLSVPAGQLAQKGKVKKFVSICIAGWSIFTILTGFVQTGWQLVAVRFVIGFFEGAFSPAITTIFTFWFPDKDGERNRANSTYFTAISIAAVSMGPIGGTLIQFYGWRSLFIILGLLSLVGCALWHFFIFDRPEQAKWLSKEEREYIEATIQQEREEAKKVAGNVEVKSEKLPLGLLLRNKYVWSLCIVGFTVNIGQFGYTIWMPTMIKAITKTNILNVGFISIIPNIFTVIGLWAWTYIATKVKNRRLTTGLPLVMFAVSLLIANFAGGTLTPVAEIALLCLVSIFVQGHMPSYYSIPSLVLVKELDGPARGMMAVAMGLGSFVGPYAVGYFITLTGSSKAGMFFLTAMLIIGGLSTLLLPKNMIANTSASK; encoded by the coding sequence ACAACTTTTTTCTATTTTATAGATAGACAGATTATAAGTATAGCACTGCCAGGAGGACTTCAAAATGGGCTTGCTTTAAATTCTACAATGGCAGGTTTAGTGGCAGGAGTTTTTTCTATTGGTGTATTGTTTCTTTCTGTACCAGCTGGACAGCTAGCTCAAAAGGGAAAAGTTAAAAAGTTTGTTTCAATTTGCATTGCTGGATGGAGTATATTTACTATACTTACTGGATTCGTTCAAACCGGTTGGCAATTAGTAGCAGTTAGATTTGTTATTGGATTTTTTGAAGGTGCATTTTCTCCTGCAATTACTACTATATTCACATTCTGGTTTCCAGATAAAGATGGAGAAAGAAACAGAGCAAATTCAACTTATTTTACAGCAATTTCAATAGCAGCAGTTTCTATGGGACCTATTGGAGGAACTCTTATACAATTTTATGGATGGAGAAGTTTATTTATAATACTTGGCTTATTAAGTTTAGTAGGTTGTGCTCTATGGCATTTTTTTATTTTTGATAGACCAGAACAAGCAAAATGGTTAAGCAAAGAAGAAAGAGAGTATATAGAAGCAACTATACAACAAGAACGTGAAGAAGCTAAAAAAGTAGCAGGAAATGTTGAAGTAAAAAGTGAAAAATTACCTTTAGGACTTTTATTACGTAACAAATATGTATGGAGTTTATGTATTGTGGGTTTTACTGTAAATATAGGTCAATTTGGTTATACTATTTGGATGCCTACAATGATTAAAGCTATTACCAAAACTAATATTTTAAATGTAGGATTTATATCTATAATACCAAATATTTTTACAGTAATTGGTCTTTGGGCATGGACTTACATTGCAACCAAGGTAAAGAATAGAAGGTTGACTACAGGTTTACCGCTTGTTATGTTTGCAGTATCTTTGTTAATAGCAAACTTTGCAGGAGGTACATTAACTCCAGTAGCTGAAATTGCATTATTATGTCTTGTTAGTATATTTGTACAAGGACATATGCCAAGCTATTACTCAATACCATCTCTTGTGTTAGTAAAGGAACTTGATGGTCCAGCAAGAGGTATGATGGCTGTTGCTATGGGATTAGGATCATTTGTTGGTCCATATGCAGTGGGGTATTTTATTACATTAACTGGTTCATCAAAAGCTGGAATGTTCTTTTTAACAGCTATGCTTATAATTGGTGGTTTATCTACATTATTATTACCAAAAAATATGATAGCAAATACTTCTGCTTCTAAGTAG